One region of Myxococcus xanthus genomic DNA includes:
- a CDS encoding helix-turn-helix transcriptional regulator — translation MPVILGEALREARLRAGLQQTEVATLINISRNAYSRLERGLMLPSVPTLYRLCTAVCTTPNELLGFSYSLPPGTSAIAKDALRRRVRQLNGRQALALIQLLSGER, via the coding sequence TTGCCTGTCATCCTCGGCGAGGCCCTGCGCGAGGCCCGCCTCCGCGCGGGCTTGCAGCAGACAGAGGTAGCGACGCTCATCAACATCTCCCGCAATGCCTACAGCCGGCTCGAGCGGGGACTGATGCTTCCCAGCGTCCCGACGCTATACCGCCTGTGCACCGCCGTCTGCACCACCCCCAACGAGCTGCTGGGCTTCTCCTACTCGCTGCCGCCGGGCACGAGCGCCATCGCCAAGGACGCCCTGCGACGCCGCGTGCGCCAGCTGAACGGGCGCCAGGCCCTTGCCCTCATTCAGCTCCTGTCGGGTGAGCGCTGA